GTTATGAGCCAGAATCAGGGCATTTTTTTCTTTTTTCAGGCGGAGAATTTCTGAAATCAGTTCTTCTTTCTTCATTTTTTCACTTTCCTGTATGTCCAAAACCGCCTTCCTGCCTTTTACTTGGGCTAAGAGACACTGTTTCACTAAGTTCAGGAATCACTACCGGGCAAAAAACCATTTGCGCTATCCGCATTTGGGGTTCAATTTTTACCCCTTCTTCGCTCAAATTGATCAAAATCACTTTTATTTCACCTCTGTAATCGGCATCAATAGTTCCGGGACTGTTTAAAATGCCTAAACCGAAATTTAAGGATAAACCGCTGCGGGGTCTAATTTGAGCTTCATAACCCATTGGAATTTCAATGGCTATGCCACAAGGAATGGCTTGTCGTTTATAAGGTTCAATCGTAACCGGTTCCAAAAGATCAGCGAAAAGATCAAAACCAGAAGATTGTTCTGTCATTCTTTGGGGCAAAGTGGCAGTGGGAGATAATTTCTGAAAAGCTATTTTCATCCTTTCCTGCTTAAAAGATATTCAGCCAAAGCATCTAATTTCACTGCTTTTTTACCTAAGGGGGCAATCACTTTTCTTGCCTGATCCGTCATATCCTTAGCCATTTTATGCGATTCGGCAATACCATACACGGAAGGAAAAGTTGCTTTGTGTCTATCTTCATCTTTACCAACGCTTTTCCCAAGTTCTTCTTGCGTGCCTTCAACATCCAAAAGATCATCCACTATTTGAAATACCAGTCCAATCTTTTTTCCGTATTCATCCAGTATTTTCAGTTCTTCTTCTTTTGCTTTTCCGGCAAGCGCGCCAAAACGCAAACAGATATTGATTAGGCGGGCGGTTTTATTTTCGTGAATATAGGAAAGGGTCTTTTTATCCACCTGTTTGCCTTCGGATTCAATATCTACCATCTGACCGGAGATTAGACCTTTTATTCCAACTTCTCTTGCCAATTCGTTGACTAATTGAACTTTCAGCTTGGCTTCCAGTTCCGCTAAAGTAACTAATTCAAAAGCACTAATCAATAAAGCATCTCCAGCCAAGAGAGCGATGCCTTCACCAAAAACGGTATGGCAGGATTGTTTGCCGCGTCTAAATTCATCATCGTCAATATCGGGAAGATCATCATGAATAAGTGAATAAGTATGAATCATTTCTATGGCAGCGGCAACCGGAGTGATTAGTTCCACTTCAGGATTG
The sequence above is drawn from the Candidatus Cloacimonas sp. genome and encodes:
- a CDS encoding polyprenyl synthetase family protein, with the translated sequence MDNSILLKKDMKEKQELVNIILDRFLPRKDEYPKDLHKAMRYSIFAGGKRLRPYLTMTTFEMFNPEVELITPVAAAIEMIHTYSLIHDDLPDIDDDEFRRGKQSCHTVFGEGIALLAGDALLISAFELVTLAELEAKLKVQLVNELAREVGIKGLISGQMVDIESEGKQVDKKTLSYIHENKTARLINICLRFGALAGKAKEEELKILDEYGKKIGLVFQIVDDLLDVEGTQEELGKSVGKDEDRHKATFPSVYGIAESHKMAKDMTDQARKVIAPLGKKAVKLDALAEYLLSRKG
- the dut gene encoding dUTP diphosphatase, whose protein sequence is MKIAFQKLSPTATLPQRMTEQSSGFDLFADLLEPVTIEPYKRQAIPCGIAIEIPMGYEAQIRPRSGLSLNFGLGILNSPGTIDADYRGEIKVILINLSEEGVKIEPQMRIAQMVFCPVVIPELSETVSLSPSKRQEGGFGHTGK